A section of the Deinobacterium chartae genome encodes:
- a CDS encoding AMP-binding protein produces MRVDQVFARTARRQPHDLAWVMADGTHACGFAEADRRVSRAAASLQRRLPERAAVALLLSNHTDFLLAYLAVSRAGMVSVLVNVRLGAPEVERILQDSGAALALTQPDLEALLPGDFARLPVAALLEGAEESPREAAADENDLCDVLYTSGTTGQPKGVEFSHRAALAAGWGIVLDAAIAPRDVVMQLMPLTHSAPLHLMALGSFLAGATQVVGSFDPATPRAFLEVAAGHRVTHAFAAPVAYLLAAAQDGVDLDLSAVKAWIYGGAGISAAQVRGLRARLGGRWMGVYGLTEAGPNGTMLHDADHAHKAGSIGWRAMLNAELRLIDDAGAEVPVGEVGEIALRTESTMRGYRGRPDLTREVLDARGWLRTGDLARRDADGYLWIVDRKKDLIISGGVNVYPRELEDLLLTHPQVADAAVVGVPHPEWGESVCAVIVPRGEAPSLEALRSHLGAHLAAYKLPRLLRVVQALPRNASGKVLKARLRESVA; encoded by the coding sequence GTGCGCGTTGATCAGGTGTTTGCCCGGACCGCCCGCAGGCAGCCGCACGACCTCGCCTGGGTGATGGCCGACGGCACGCACGCCTGCGGTTTTGCGGAGGCGGACCGCCGGGTGAGCCGCGCGGCCGCCTCCTTGCAGCGCCGTCTGCCCGAGCGCGCGGCGGTCGCCCTGCTGCTGTCCAACCACACGGACTTCCTGTTGGCCTATCTGGCCGTCTCGAGGGCCGGAATGGTGAGCGTGCTGGTCAACGTGCGCCTCGGTGCGCCCGAGGTCGAGCGGATCTTGCAAGACAGCGGCGCCGCCCTGGCGCTGACCCAGCCGGACCTCGAGGCCCTGCTGCCCGGGGACTTCGCGCGACTGCCGGTCGCAGCCCTGCTCGAGGGCGCAGAGGAAAGCCCCCGCGAGGCGGCGGCGGACGAGAACGATCTGTGCGACGTGCTGTACACCTCGGGAACCACCGGGCAGCCCAAGGGCGTCGAGTTCAGCCACCGCGCCGCGCTGGCGGCGGGCTGGGGGATCGTCCTGGACGCCGCGATCGCGCCGCGCGACGTGGTGATGCAGCTGATGCCGCTCACCCACTCGGCTCCGCTGCATCTGATGGCCCTGGGATCTTTCCTGGCCGGGGCCACACAGGTGGTCGGCAGCTTTGACCCGGCTACCCCACGGGCTTTTCTCGAGGTGGCCGCAGGTCACCGCGTCACGCACGCCTTTGCCGCGCCGGTCGCGTACCTGCTGGCCGCCGCTCAGGACGGTGTGGACCTTGACCTGAGCGCAGTGAAGGCCTGGATCTATGGCGGGGCGGGCATCAGCGCAGCGCAGGTGCGCGGTCTGCGCGCACGGCTGGGCGGACGCTGGATGGGCGTGTACGGCCTGACCGAGGCCGGACCGAACGGCACCATGCTGCACGACGCCGACCACGCCCACAAGGCGGGATCGATCGGGTGGCGGGCCATGCTCAACGCCGAACTGCGACTGATCGACGATGCCGGAGCCGAGGTGCCCGTGGGCGAGGTCGGAGAGATCGCCCTGCGCACGGAGAGCACCATGCGCGGTTACCGGGGGCGGCCCGACTTGACCCGCGAGGTGCTCGATGCCCGGGGCTGGCTGCGCACCGGCGATCTGGCGCGGCGCGACGCCGACGGTTACCTGTGGATTGTGGACCGCAAGAAGGACCTGATCATCTCGGGCGGGGTGAACGTTTATCCGCGCGAACTCGAGGACCTGCTGCTCACGCATCCGCAGGTGGCCGACGCGGCGGTGGTCGGCGTCCCGCATCCCGAGTGGGGCGAGAGCGTGTGCGCGGTGATCGTTCCGCGCGGCGAGGCACCCTCGCTCGAGGCGCTGCGCAGCCACCTCGGCGCCCACCTGGCCGCCTACAAGCTGCCGCGCCTGCTGCGGGTGGTTCAGGCCCTGCCGCGCAATGCCAGCGGCAAGGTTCTCAAGGCACGGTTGCGCGAATCTGTGGCCTGA
- a CDS encoding AAA family ATPase: MSEYWQLKALGRPHLLTPAGEPLRTERKALALLTYLILEGPTPRSRLAGLLWPDTTETVARNNLVHLLRRMRRAHGTDLVRANGRQILEVDPQLRSDLDVEPAPPEEDSSRDAPLLEHLELDDCPDLTEWLEAQRERWRQRRIAGLTERAQALEDAGELRAALTLTGRLLELAPLSEEAYRRAMRLHYLLGDRAAAQAAFLQCQELLERELGYPPMPETVALARDISRGTLPDPPPVRRTAIPVSVLRPPTLIGRQEAWERMQRAWDQGQFIIITGEPGIGKTRLITDFARSKGAALFLEARPGDATIPYSTTARHVRGIFAHAPDLPERLPAWAQQALSELLPDVYPQHARARPPQGRLVQAVQLAFQLGLEGVAACVYDDIQYADSASIEVGFQLVSNAFPLGRPGGIVPWICCYRSGELSAYTADVYERLIEAGQATQIDLAPLGPADISQLITDLEVPELALQSAQLARFTGGNPLFVLETVKDVLESGANAPQLRATPRVSQLISRRLERLSLGALHAARAAAVLQSDFRLELVAEVLGMSLLEVAAAWEELEAAQVMVGERFSHDLVFETVRMGLPETERKLLNRSAARALARAGASPARIAQHWRAGGDLEQAAAWSLQAGTWAEAAQRAREAEEHYALAARDLEGGPSQLSYQEALTLLQGARAQGRQGT, encoded by the coding sequence ATGTCCGAGTACTGGCAGCTGAAGGCCCTGGGTCGCCCTCACCTGCTGACCCCTGCCGGAGAGCCCCTGCGCACCGAACGCAAGGCCCTCGCACTGCTCACCTACCTGATCCTCGAGGGCCCCACGCCCCGCTCGCGGCTGGCCGGGCTGCTGTGGCCCGATACGACCGAAACGGTCGCGCGCAACAATCTGGTGCACCTGCTGCGCCGCATGCGCCGCGCGCACGGCACCGACCTGGTGCGGGCCAACGGACGGCAGATCCTCGAGGTTGATCCGCAGCTGCGCAGCGATCTCGACGTGGAACCGGCCCCGCCCGAAGAGGACTCCTCACGCGACGCTCCCCTGCTCGAGCACCTCGAACTCGACGACTGTCCGGACCTGACCGAGTGGCTCGAGGCGCAGCGCGAACGCTGGCGACAGCGGCGGATCGCCGGACTGACCGAGCGGGCCCAGGCCCTCGAGGACGCGGGAGAGCTGCGCGCCGCCCTGACGCTGACCGGGCGTCTGCTCGAACTCGCGCCGCTGTCCGAGGAAGCGTACCGCCGCGCCATGCGGCTGCATTACCTGCTGGGCGACCGCGCAGCGGCACAGGCAGCCTTTTTGCAGTGCCAGGAACTGCTCGAACGCGAACTGGGATACCCGCCGATGCCCGAGACTGTGGCCCTGGCGCGCGACATTTCCCGCGGAACGCTGCCGGATCCGCCCCCCGTCCGGCGCACTGCCATTCCGGTCTCGGTGCTGCGTCCCCCGACGCTCATCGGGCGCCAGGAAGCCTGGGAACGCATGCAGCGGGCCTGGGATCAGGGGCAGTTCATCATCATCACCGGCGAACCTGGCATCGGTAAGACCCGTTTGATCACCGACTTCGCCCGCTCCAAGGGAGCGGCGCTGTTCCTCGAGGCGCGTCCGGGCGACGCGACGATTCCGTACTCGACCACCGCCCGCCACGTGCGCGGCATTTTCGCCCACGCGCCCGACCTGCCCGAACGGCTGCCCGCGTGGGCGCAGCAGGCCCTTTCCGAACTGCTGCCCGACGTTTACCCCCAGCACGCCCGCGCACGCCCGCCGCAGGGCCGACTGGTCCAGGCGGTCCAACTGGCCTTCCAACTGGGCCTCGAGGGCGTGGCGGCCTGCGTATACGACGATATCCAGTACGCCGACTCGGCCTCGATCGAGGTGGGCTTCCAGCTGGTCTCCAACGCCTTTCCGCTGGGCCGACCCGGCGGGATCGTGCCCTGGATCTGCTGTTACCGCAGCGGAGAACTCAGCGCGTACACCGCCGACGTCTACGAGCGCCTGATCGAGGCGGGCCAGGCCACCCAGATCGACCTGGCTCCGCTCGGCCCGGCGGACATCTCCCAGCTCATAACGGACCTTGAAGTGCCCGAACTCGCCCTGCAGTCTGCCCAGCTGGCCCGCTTCACCGGTGGAAACCCGCTGTTCGTGCTCGAGACGGTCAAAGATGTCCTCGAGTCCGGCGCGAACGCTCCGCAGCTGCGGGCGACGCCCCGGGTGTCTCAGCTCATCTCGCGGCGGCTCGAACGGCTCTCGCTGGGAGCGCTGCACGCCGCACGCGCGGCAGCGGTGCTGCAAAGCGACTTTCGCCTCGAACTGGTCGCCGAAGTGCTCGGCATGAGCCTGCTCGAGGTCGCAGCTGCCTGGGAGGAACTCGAGGCGGCGCAGGTCATGGTCGGGGAGCGCTTCAGCCACGACCTGGTGTTCGAGACCGTGCGCATGGGCCTGCCCGAAACCGAGCGGAAGCTGCTCAACCGCAGCGCGGCCCGGGCGCTGGCGCGCGCCGGGGCCAGCCCGGCCCGCATCGCTCAGCACTGGCGGGCCGGCGGGGACCTCGAGCAGGCCGCCGCCTGGAGCTTGCAGGCGGGCACCTGGGCCGAGGCTGCCCAGCGCGCCCGCGAGGCCGAGGAACACTACGCCCTGGCCGCCCGCGACCTCGAGGGAGGTCCGTCCCAGCTGTCGTACCAAGAAGCGTTGACCCTGCTGCAGGGCGCGCGGGCGCAGGGGCGGCAGGGGACATAA
- a CDS encoding response regulator — protein sequence MARLVLVDDHPIVREGLKAYLSLQSDLEVVGEAGSLEEAVRVVAASAPDVVLLDLRLPDGSGLDLLEHLPQPGPRVLVLTSFLEAEEVREAMRRGASGFLVKHEAPAALVSSIRAALRGELPLDPQAVRVLARPHDDPLTALTARERQVLSLLGRGLSNKAIALELGVAEKTVKVHVGHLLAKLGVRHRVQAALFARERGV from the coding sequence ATGGCCCGCCTAGTTCTGGTCGATGACCATCCGATCGTGCGCGAGGGGCTCAAGGCCTACCTGTCGCTGCAGTCCGACCTCGAGGTGGTCGGCGAGGCCGGGTCGCTCGAGGAAGCCGTGCGCGTGGTGGCTGCGAGCGCGCCCGACGTGGTGCTGCTCGACCTGCGCCTGCCCGACGGCAGCGGGCTGGACCTGCTCGAACACCTGCCGCAGCCGGGACCGCGGGTGCTGGTGCTGACCTCGTTCCTCGAGGCCGAGGAGGTGCGCGAGGCCATGCGGCGTGGGGCCAGCGGTTTTCTGGTCAAGCACGAGGCACCTGCGGCGCTGGTGTCTTCGATCCGGGCGGCGCTGCGCGGCGAGTTGCCGCTGGACCCGCAGGCGGTGCGGGTGCTCGCGCGTCCGCACGACGACCCGCTGACCGCGCTGACCGCCCGCGAGCGGCAGGTGCTGAGCCTGCTGGGGCGCGGCCTATCGAACAAGGCGATCGCGCTGGAGCTCGGGGTGGCCGAGAAGACCGTCAAGGTGCACGTGGGGCATCTGCTCGCCAAGCTGGGCGTGCGCCACCGGGTGCAGGCCGCCCTCTTTGCCCGTGAGCGCGGGGTGTAG
- a CDS encoding S-adenosylmethionine:tRNA ribosyltransferase-isomerase, which translates to MKAAALEFERPAALAARAPAEALGRERDAVRLLVSTPDGHHHSRFANLANFLEAGDLLVVNRSATLPASLAAQGEAGSFVLNLSNRYGPGLWLAEPRRSASEPGGVAPRPQQSFLVGGTGGRFLAPFPRLPRLWFVHLENEREAMRRSGSPIRYGYLEGQYPLGAYQTVFADRPGSAEMPSAARPFTSRVLTDLRARGVELARITLHTGVSSLEVETENLEDHVLYPEAFEVDAAAAQAVNAARAAGRRVIAVGTTVVKALESAWDGRAVRPARGFTRRFLHPGRPVSSVNGLISGLHDPRASHLALLYALAGEEMVRGAYREAVRERYLWHEFGDSHLLLPARSREWVL; encoded by the coding sequence GTGAAGGCTGCGGCCCTCGAGTTCGAGCGTCCGGCCGCGCTCGCAGCCCGTGCCCCGGCCGAGGCCCTGGGCCGCGAGCGCGACGCGGTCCGGCTGCTGGTCAGTACCCCCGACGGGCACCATCACTCGCGTTTTGCCAACCTTGCCAACTTCCTCGAGGCCGGGGACCTGCTGGTGGTGAACCGCAGCGCCACCCTGCCCGCCTCGCTCGCGGCGCAGGGCGAGGCGGGCAGCTTTGTGCTGAACCTGTCCAACCGCTACGGGCCGGGCCTGTGGTTGGCCGAGCCGCGCCGCAGCGCGAGCGAGCCGGGCGGGGTAGCCCCGCGCCCGCAGCAGAGCTTCCTGGTAGGCGGCACGGGCGGGCGCTTCCTGGCGCCGTTCCCAAGGCTTCCCCGGCTGTGGTTCGTGCACCTCGAGAACGAGCGGGAAGCCATGCGCCGCTCCGGGTCCCCGATCCGCTACGGCTACCTCGAGGGCCAATACCCGCTGGGGGCATACCAGACCGTGTTCGCCGACCGTCCGGGCAGCGCCGAGATGCCCTCGGCCGCGCGGCCCTTTACCTCCCGGGTGCTGACTGACCTGCGCGCGCGCGGCGTGGAGCTCGCCCGCATCACCTTGCACACCGGGGTCAGCAGCCTCGAGGTAGAGACGGAAAACCTCGAGGACCACGTGCTGTACCCGGAGGCTTTCGAGGTGGACGCCGCGGCGGCGCAGGCCGTGAACGCGGCGCGCGCTGCCGGTCGGCGGGTAATCGCCGTGGGGACCACGGTGGTCAAGGCCCTCGAGTCGGCCTGGGACGGGCGGGCCGTGCGGCCCGCGCGGGGCTTCACCCGACGCTTTTTGCACCCGGGTCGGCCGGTGAGCAGCGTGAACGGCCTGATTTCGGGTCTGCACGATCCGCGCGCCAGCCACCTGGCGCTGCTGTACGCTCTGGCAGGCGAGGAGATGGTGCGGGGCGCTTACCGCGAGGCGGTGCGCGAGCGGTACTTGTGGCACGAATTCGGGGACAGCCACCTGCTGCTGCCTGCGCGCAGCAGGGAATGGGTGCTGTGA
- a CDS encoding NAD-dependent epimerase/dehydratase family protein, translating into MDILVLGGGQFVGRHIVEAALANGHRVATFNRGRTGSQLFPEVERILGDRTGDLSALENRRFDAVIDVSGYVPRFVRNSAQLLRDRSDFYLFISTISVYAPGTDAPDEDSPVGTLEDETVEEVTGATYGPLKALCEQEVRAAFGERCAVVRPGLVAGPFDPTDRFTYWPHRVDLGGEVLAPGRPGGRFQYVDVRDLAAFALHLVEKQHDGTFNAVRPPELWGDLLEAARLASGAEARFIWADEAFLAEQGVRPWVDLPMWIPEGPDAGLTRVSSARALAAGMPVRPLGETVLDTLNWDRSRGAEEFRWALSPEREREVLDAWTARHG; encoded by the coding sequence ATGGACATCCTGGTGCTGGGAGGCGGTCAGTTCGTCGGCCGCCACATCGTCGAGGCTGCGCTGGCAAACGGTCACCGCGTGGCTACCTTCAACCGCGGCCGGACCGGAAGCCAGCTCTTTCCCGAGGTCGAGCGCATCTTGGGAGACCGTACGGGCGACCTGAGTGCGCTGGAAAACCGCCGCTTTGACGCGGTGATCGACGTCTCGGGCTACGTGCCGCGCTTTGTGCGCAACAGCGCGCAACTGCTGCGGGACCGCAGCGACTTTTACCTGTTCATCTCCACCATCTCGGTCTACGCGCCCGGAACCGACGCGCCGGACGAGGACAGCCCGGTTGGGACCCTCGAGGACGAGACGGTGGAGGAGGTGACCGGGGCCACCTACGGGCCGCTCAAAGCGCTGTGCGAGCAGGAGGTGCGCGCGGCTTTCGGGGAGCGCTGCGCGGTGGTGCGGCCCGGACTGGTGGCCGGACCGTTCGATCCCACCGACCGCTTTACCTACTGGCCGCACCGCGTTGACCTGGGCGGCGAGGTGCTCGCTCCCGGACGGCCGGGCGGGCGCTTCCAGTACGTGGACGTGCGCGATCTGGCGGCTTTTGCGCTGCACCTGGTCGAGAAGCAGCATGACGGCACCTTCAACGCGGTGCGGCCGCCCGAGCTGTGGGGCGACCTGCTCGAGGCGGCCCGCCTTGCCAGCGGCGCCGAGGCGCGCTTTATCTGGGCCGACGAGGCTTTTCTCGCCGAGCAGGGTGTGCGGCCCTGGGTGGACCTGCCGATGTGGATTCCCGAGGGGCCCGATGCGGGCCTCACCCGCGTCTCGAGCGCGCGGGCGCTGGCGGCGGGCATGCCGGTACGCCCGCTGGGGGAGACGGTGCTTGACACCCTCAACTGGGACCGCTCGAGGGGCGCGGAGGAGTTTCGTTGGGCGCTGTCTCCGGAGCGGGAGCGCGAAGTGCTGGATGCCTGGACTGCGCGCCACGGCTGA
- a CDS encoding GAF domain-containing sensor histidine kinase, translated as MAINPTDTSRRMRELATLGSIGEVLNREADFEAAAQQALDRLVDLLGLEAGWIFLDEGETQAGRFRLSGTTGLPPALGEDGGRPLCVGSCDCQWLYRHGRLDAGVNIVHCSRLESASGDRRGLEVHASVPLLGRAGPVGIVNLAASGRERFDEPTLAFLTAVGRQLGMALERSRLHEARTLEARRTAALEERARLASEMHDSVAQVLFAAELALRVAREDPRPEGREAALERGAELVGSALGELRGLIELLRPPPLQVGLCAALERLVSRVSGSVRVQLEVAELHPAPEVSEALYRIAQEALHNALRHAGAQNVWVRLGRRAGRVRLVIEDDGQGLSGLPSGLGIAGMRARAQQVGGVLTLRTRRGGGLKVEVKGTWPA; from the coding sequence ATGGCCATCAACCCAACCGACACCTCGAGGCGCATGCGCGAACTGGCTACCCTGGGCAGCATCGGCGAGGTCCTCAACCGTGAAGCCGACTTCGAGGCGGCCGCGCAGCAGGCCCTGGACCGCCTGGTGGACCTGCTGGGCCTCGAGGCGGGCTGGATTTTTCTGGACGAGGGCGAGACGCAGGCGGGCCGTTTCCGGCTGAGCGGCACGACCGGCCTGCCGCCCGCCCTTGGCGAGGACGGCGGGCGTCCGCTGTGCGTGGGCAGCTGCGACTGTCAGTGGCTGTACCGCCACGGGCGGCTCGATGCCGGGGTGAACATCGTGCACTGCAGCCGCCTGGAGAGCGCCAGCGGCGACCGGCGCGGCCTCGAGGTGCACGCCTCGGTGCCGTTGCTGGGCCGCGCGGGCCCGGTGGGCATCGTGAACCTGGCAGCTTCGGGCCGGGAGCGCTTCGATGAGCCGACCCTGGCGTTTCTGACCGCGGTGGGCCGCCAGCTCGGGATGGCCCTCGAGCGCAGCCGGCTGCACGAGGCCCGCACCCTCGAGGCGCGGCGCACCGCCGCCCTCGAGGAGCGCGCCCGTCTGGCCTCGGAGATGCACGACTCGGTGGCACAGGTGCTGTTCGCCGCCGAACTGGCGCTGCGGGTCGCCCGCGAGGACCCGCGGCCCGAGGGGCGGGAGGCCGCTCTCGAGCGCGGCGCGGAGCTGGTCGGGAGTGCCTTGGGTGAACTGCGTGGCCTGATCGAGCTGTTGCGGCCGCCGCCGCTGCAGGTAGGACTGTGCGCGGCCCTCGAGCGGCTGGTGAGCCGGGTGAGCGGCAGCGTGCGGGTGCAGCTCGAGGTCGCCGAGCTGCACCCGGCCCCCGAGGTGAGCGAGGCCCTTTACCGCATTGCCCAGGAGGCGCTGCACAACGCGCTGCGTCACGCCGGAGCGCAGAACGTCTGGGTGCGGCTCGGGCGTCGGGCGGGCCGTGTGCGGCTGGTGATCGAGGACGACGGTCAGGGCCTGAGCGGTCTGCCCTCGGGCCTGGGCATCGCCGGCATGCGCGCCCGCGCCCAGCAGGTTGGCGGCGTGCTGACGCTGCGCACCCGGCGCGGCGGCGGTCTGAAAGTGGAGGTGAAGGGAACATGGCCCGCCTAG
- a CDS encoding nuclear transport factor 2 family protein produces MGAVSAPDAHAWLARLKSAWESRDADAAAALFAQDVLYCEDPFGEALRGREAVRAYWRAMLADQQDVRFAGEVLADTPQQRVIHWQVRYRGAGGAVELSGVSAGEPDATGLPRRWREWWHRRALQ; encoded by the coding sequence ATGGGTGCTGTGAGCGCCCCGGACGCGCACGCCTGGCTGGCGCGCCTGAAGTCCGCCTGGGAGTCGCGCGACGCCGATGCGGCCGCCGCCCTGTTCGCCCAGGACGTACTGTACTGCGAAGACCCGTTCGGGGAAGCCTTGCGTGGCCGCGAGGCGGTCCGGGCGTACTGGCGCGCGATGCTGGCAGACCAGCAGGACGTGCGTTTTGCGGGCGAGGTGCTCGCTGATACCCCGCAGCAGCGGGTGATCCACTGGCAGGTGCGCTACCGGGGCGCAGGCGGCGCGGTCGAGCTCTCCGGGGTGAGTGCCGGCGAACCGGACGCCACCGGCCTGCCGCGCCGCTGGCGCGAGTGGTGGCACCGCCGCGCTCTACAATAG
- a CDS encoding TSUP family transporter, which translates to MPDFDLFHALLLGIPLAFLAGMIDAIAGGGGVITLPALYWMGLPPANVVATNKLLAIFGSASSSWQFVRKGKVDLALASRMAVVAVLGSALGAHLVLGFHNDEAFRLLIAGLILMVGILVVTNKRLGLENRYEGLTPRTLLIGGVGALLIGMYDGFFGPGTGTFLMFLFVRYLRFDFVVGSGNAKVINFATNAGAFVTFLLSGKMIFAIGLPMGIANALGAALGARLAILRGSAFVKVVYLGIVLLVVARLIFVR; encoded by the coding sequence GTGCCAGATTTTGACCTGTTTCACGCCCTGCTGCTGGGCATCCCGCTCGCCTTTCTCGCTGGAATGATCGACGCCATCGCGGGCGGCGGTGGCGTCATCACCCTGCCCGCCCTGTACTGGATGGGGTTGCCACCGGCCAACGTGGTGGCTACCAACAAACTGCTGGCGATCTTCGGTTCGGCCAGCTCCTCGTGGCAGTTCGTGCGCAAGGGCAAGGTGGACCTGGCACTGGCCTCGAGGATGGCGGTGGTGGCGGTCTTGGGAAGTGCGCTGGGAGCGCATCTGGTGCTGGGTTTCCACAACGACGAGGCGTTTCGCCTCTTGATCGCCGGACTGATCTTGATGGTGGGCATCCTGGTGGTGACCAACAAGCGCCTGGGCCTCGAGAACCGTTACGAGGGCCTGACCCCCCGCACCCTGCTGATCGGTGGGGTAGGAGCGCTCCTGATCGGGATGTATGACGGATTTTTCGGTCCGGGAACCGGGACTTTTCTGATGTTCCTGTTCGTGCGCTACCTGCGCTTTGACTTCGTGGTCGGCAGCGGCAACGCCAAGGTCATCAACTTTGCGACCAACGCGGGCGCGTTCGTGACCTTCTTGCTTTCGGGCAAGATGATTTTTGCCATCGGCCTGCCGATGGGAATCGCCAACGCGCTGGGGGCGGCGCTGGGAGCGCGGCTCGCGATTCTGCGCGGAAGTGCGTTCGTCAAGGTCGTGTACCTGGGGATCGTGCTGCTGGTGGTCGCGCGCCTGATCTTCGTCCGCTAG
- a CDS encoding SDR family NAD(P)-dependent oxidoreductase: protein MNRTALVTGAGRGLGRTLALHLALLGYDLILTARTRTDLEATAEKARELGAVALALPGDVADPAHRVSLARAAREAGGLDLLVNNASLLGPSPLPPLAQYPLAELEALLRVNLIAPLALVQAAVDALAARGGLIVNISSDAALGGYPGWGGYGASKAALDLISLTLANELRPRGVGVVSVDPGDLRTRMHQDAFPGEDISDRPLPEVTLPFWTWLLSQAPLEVSGQRYRAQADTWELMPEVSA, encoded by the coding sequence ATGAACCGCACTGCACTCGTTACCGGAGCCGGCCGCGGCCTGGGCCGCACGCTGGCGCTGCACCTGGCCCTGCTGGGTTACGACCTGATCCTGACCGCCCGCACCCGGACCGACCTCGAGGCCACGGCCGAAAAAGCCCGCGAGCTGGGGGCCGTGGCCCTGGCCCTGCCCGGAGACGTGGCCGACCCCGCGCACCGCGTTTCGCTGGCCCGCGCAGCCCGTGAGGCAGGCGGGCTCGACCTGCTGGTCAACAACGCCTCGCTGCTGGGGCCCAGTCCGCTTCCCCCACTGGCCCAGTACCCGCTGGCCGAACTCGAGGCGCTGCTGCGCGTCAACCTGATCGCTCCGCTGGCCCTGGTGCAGGCCGCCGTAGACGCCCTCGCAGCGCGCGGCGGCCTGATCGTGAACATCTCCAGCGACGCCGCGCTGGGCGGTTACCCGGGCTGGGGCGGCTACGGTGCCTCCAAGGCGGCGCTGGACCTGATCAGCCTGACGCTGGCAAACGAACTGCGCCCCCGGGGCGTGGGGGTCGTCAGCGTGGACCCCGGGGACCTGCGAACCCGCATGCACCAGGACGCCTTTCCCGGCGAGGACATCTCGGACCGTCCGCTGCCCGAGGTGACCCTGCCGTTTTGGACCTGGCTGCTCTCCCAGGCCCCCCTCGAGGTCAGCGGTCAGCGTTACCGCGCGCAGGCCGACACCTGGGAACTGATGCCCGAGGTGAGCGCGTGA